A single region of the Gemmatimonas sp. UBA7669 genome encodes:
- a CDS encoding LytR/AlgR family response regulator transcription factor codes for MSERLLIVEDEPLVRQRLERLCREILGKGARIHTADRVEDAADLLRARPIDVLLLDLNLRGENGFAVLQQAAACAFHTIVISAYTERALEAFSHGVVDFVPKPFTRERLQQALDRARGQGMSTRALRHLGVWRGANVQFVDVADVCCITADGDYSLLQLRDGRRLLHDKSLDRLESLLPASFHRVHRSHLVNLVYADRLEVQSGSRYTLYLRHGLAVPVGRSRVEQLRERLG; via the coding sequence ATGAGTGAGCGTTTACTCATTGTCGAAGACGAGCCCCTCGTCCGACAGCGGCTGGAGCGCCTGTGCCGCGAGATACTGGGCAAAGGAGCCCGCATTCATACGGCAGACCGTGTAGAGGACGCCGCCGACTTGCTGCGAGCGCGCCCCATTGATGTGCTGCTGCTCGATCTCAATCTGCGGGGAGAGAACGGCTTTGCCGTGCTGCAGCAGGCTGCAGCCTGCGCCTTCCACACCATCGTGATCTCAGCGTACACGGAGCGCGCACTTGAAGCCTTTTCGCACGGGGTGGTGGACTTTGTGCCCAAGCCCTTCACCCGTGAACGCCTGCAGCAGGCGCTCGATCGCGCCCGAGGGCAAGGGATGTCCACGCGCGCGCTTCGTCATCTCGGCGTGTGGCGCGGTGCGAATGTGCAGTTCGTCGACGTCGCGGATGTCTGTTGCATCACGGCCGACGGTGACTACAGTCTGCTGCAACTCCGTGATGGACGACGCCTGCTGCATGACAAGTCGCTTGACCGGCTCGAATCGCTGCTCCCGGCATCGTTTCATCGGGTGCATCGATCCCATCTCGTCAATCTTGTTTACGCGGATCGTCTTGAGGTGCAGAGCGGGAGCCGGTATACCCTGTACCTGCGCCACGGCCTTGCTGTGCCGGTTGGCCGATCGCGCGTGGAGCAGCTGCGGGAGCGCCTGGGATAG
- a CDS encoding outer membrane protein — protein sequence MFNAHRFRRATRSRRVALLSALTVMGSQALPAQQVGVSILPTAQRIQWADAFPLRDDYLYGGRVALRFGKWVELQPFYFQRDGLAVDSARANSVFGPLATGRSVDVKHYGSTVQFNLGDAAFVPFARVGAGVLRFEPDSAARQDRITVSAGGGVRFGFAGLNAEIYAEQMGFRMNPRTLFGPDTSTDASLTTLRNLVYGAAVTIPLSTMREDEVNTGGLSGSSAPIEPFVGRLRYDGGHRLPNLEVAGVRAGIDFSQVFGIRGFYWRGVNDDRDGPAPVAGYGGEAQFTLSTGAGLSPYLVVGAGQIDYKDNFADSLGLSRADKTAFILGGGASFRLTDRIRVNGAIRDYIMTLDDDLDEVASTGDLTHNTMLTAGFTISLGGRSLPDKDERVVASTRNRSTMPRAQPPRALPATRDSLQATRDSLRAMRDSSARNDRMAPMRRMDAEGRWITVPVPVQGEVILRYGYPPRRDGRDSIMERRMDSMQMRQDSVMRPQVTPPGPDITAELREIERRLSARIDALQRAVPAAVPAPVTPAVPPAAAPPVVLLPAATTPERDNTPVFQRLQQTRASDLRPYIGLAFDDGDGQFVIGSRADLGPVRRNSGWHFMPELAVGIGGGDVSLLAFANAQYELAALGGMRSVRPYLTLGGGIYSPTVLGLNTAVGSSFPVRSTSRSPLLVNVEVQGINLFNSTRLLVGVRRGR from the coding sequence ATGTTCAATGCGCACAGGTTCCGACGTGCCACGCGCAGTCGGCGCGTCGCACTGCTGTCCGCGCTCACCGTAATGGGCAGTCAAGCGCTGCCCGCGCAACAGGTTGGCGTGTCCATTCTCCCCACGGCGCAGCGCATCCAGTGGGCGGATGCGTTCCCGCTGCGCGATGACTATCTGTACGGCGGTCGGGTGGCGCTGCGCTTCGGCAAATGGGTCGAGCTGCAGCCCTTCTACTTTCAGCGTGACGGTCTCGCCGTCGACTCGGCACGCGCCAACTCGGTGTTCGGTCCGCTCGCGACCGGCCGTTCGGTTGATGTAAAGCACTACGGCAGCACCGTGCAGTTCAATCTCGGTGATGCCGCATTCGTACCCTTCGCCCGCGTTGGCGCCGGCGTGCTACGCTTCGAACCCGATTCCGCTGCCCGGCAGGATCGCATCACGGTGAGTGCCGGCGGTGGCGTGCGATTCGGATTCGCCGGACTCAATGCGGAGATCTATGCGGAGCAGATGGGCTTCCGCATGAATCCACGCACGTTGTTCGGACCCGATACCAGCACTGACGCCAGTCTCACCACGCTGCGCAACCTCGTATACGGCGCCGCGGTGACCATTCCGCTCAGCACCATGCGGGAAGACGAAGTCAACACCGGTGGGTTGAGCGGCTCCAGTGCACCGATCGAACCGTTCGTGGGTCGACTGCGCTATGACGGCGGCCATCGCTTGCCGAACCTCGAGGTGGCCGGTGTGCGCGCTGGTATCGATTTCTCCCAGGTCTTTGGCATCCGTGGCTTCTACTGGCGCGGGGTGAACGACGACCGTGACGGACCAGCACCTGTGGCCGGCTACGGTGGCGAGGCCCAGTTCACGCTCTCCACGGGCGCTGGCCTCTCGCCATATCTGGTGGTGGGCGCAGGACAGATCGACTACAAGGACAACTTCGCGGATTCCTTGGGGTTGTCCCGTGCCGACAAGACCGCGTTCATCCTCGGCGGTGGCGCAAGCTTTCGGCTGACCGATCGCATCCGGGTGAACGGAGCCATCCGCGACTACATCATGACGCTCGATGACGATCTGGACGAGGTGGCCAGCACCGGCGACCTCACGCACAACACCATGCTGACGGCCGGCTTCACCATCAGCCTGGGTGGGCGTTCGCTCCCGGACAAGGATGAACGTGTTGTCGCGTCGACACGCAATCGGTCCACCATGCCGCGCGCACAGCCGCCGCGTGCTCTTCCCGCCACCCGTGACTCATTGCAGGCCACGCGTGACAGTCTGCGTGCGATGCGCGACTCGAGCGCGCGGAACGATCGCATGGCTCCCATGCGTCGCATGGATGCCGAGGGGCGCTGGATCACCGTGCCCGTCCCCGTGCAGGGCGAAGTCATTCTGCGCTACGGCTATCCGCCGCGCCGTGATGGTCGGGACAGCATCATGGAACGTCGAATGGACTCCATGCAGATGCGTCAGGATTCGGTGATGCGGCCCCAGGTCACACCGCCTGGTCCGGATATCACCGCAGAACTTCGCGAGATCGAACGACGTCTTTCAGCCCGCATCGACGCGTTGCAGCGAGCAGTACCGGCAGCCGTGCCGGCTCCGGTGACGCCTGCCGTCCCGCCTGCGGCCGCGCCTCCAGTGGTCCTGTTGCCAGCCGCTACGACACCTGAGCGGGACAACACGCCGGTGTTCCAACGCCTTCAGCAAACACGCGCCAGTGACCTGCGTCCCTACATCGGACTTGCCTTCGATGACGGAGATGGGCAGTTCGTGATCGGTTCACGTGCCGATCTTGGCCCGGTACGCCGCAACAGCGGCTGGCACTTCATGCCGGAGTTGGCGGTGGGCATCGGCGGAGGGGATGTCTCGCTGCTGGCCTTCGCGAACGCGCAGTATGAACTCGCCGCGCTCGGCGGCATGCGCAGTGTGCGACCCTACCTCACGCTTGGTGGCGGCATCTATTCACCCACCGTCCTCGGCCTCAACACCGCGGTGGGTTCCAGTTTTCCAGTGCGCAGCACCTCCCGCAGTCCGCTCTTGGTGAACGTGGAAGTGCAAGGCATCAACCTCTTCAACAGCACGCGCCTTCTGGTGGGCGTGCGACGCGGTCGCTGA
- a CDS encoding GH36-type glycosyl hydrolase domain-containing protein: protein MFFNTSDFRFWRLSRRTMVGEDMLAGPIRGELLGPEHLAERARDLATGQQIADRPRATHAPLLARLEDTRRLLAMAYGSLLAHNDAQRDTPSDARNDVGPAGEWLLDNYHVIEEHIHEVRASLPRRYYRELPELATGPLADYPRVYELAITLISHSEGRIDEANLENFLSAFQDGAGLTLGELWAVPAMLRLGLIENVRRMSLRTTQRLAEVARADEAAAHITIAAAEGRAAMELALERFTADPPALTDTFVARFLHRLRIEGGALPAVVRLQHWIAEEALSAEDATARATQRLALTQVVMANSITSLRVVGRLDWRLLVERQSRVDAVLRADHENAYGRMTFESRDAYRHVVERVARQSGWSETDVAAEVLRRARNGDGRQGHVGYWLVDDGLLELEHHTGCRVSTWDAIRRWILRHPNVVFVGGVLAATGVALTLVLWMAGPEARRAWPFVLLLALLPASDIAVHVVNRLLSAMLPPRRLPKLDLLTHGVPAACRTAVVMPTLFDSVEQVQDILSNLEVQYLANRQPHLHFAVLSDFTDAATEHTPADADILRAAVDGVSALNVRYAAEVDDAFHLIHRPRRWNAAEGVWMGWERKRGKLEEFNRFVLSGARDGFTVMVGDSAVLRHVRYVITLDADTVLPPEAAPLLVGAMAHPLNRAVYDADRGRVVKGHGILQPRVGVSLPSAHRSRFAAIHSGEPGVDPYTTAVSDVYQDLFDEGSFTGKGIYDVAVFERATRGRFPENTLLSHDLIEGNYARAGLVTDVVVYDDYPSRYATYARRKHRWIRGDWQLLPWLTRTVPGPDGPERNRLSLVSRWKILDNLRRSLVELGQLAFLLGGLLLVPGSSLRWATLALAAVAAPWIMSLLFALVRPPWGKSWRAYYAAVARDARASAQQVLLTLVLLPHQAWLSADAIARTLWRVFVSHRHLLEWQSASESERVVDAKPVPARRGLAARVLALLDAPGTSRDRPLSAHGRERALQYARMHWAFFEHFVSAETHWLVPDNMQDDPEQVVAMRTSPTNMGLHLLAIVSAQDLGFITREDMTGRLERTMATMARLQRQRGHYLNWYDLRDLSVLEPAYISTVDSGNLAGHLLALRQACLGMAREADVDEALRERLLVLADFARDDVTAMEFDFLFDARLRLFAIGAAADTGVLDASHYDLLASEARLASFVAIAKHDAPVEHWFRLGRRLTWTAGAPALASWTGSMFEYLMPLLVMRALPGTVLAQTYEGALIRQMADGRTRGVPWGMSESAHNVRDRHRTYQYRAFGVPDLALKRGLDRDLVVAPYASVLAMMLDPTEALENLTRLETLGALGPYGFRDAVDYTRPAAGQRHAVVHNYMAHHIGMSLVAFTNVLRDSVWQQRFHDDPLMRSVEFLLHERVPREVVVQTPRASRPDDGLPAADLDRPVVREFDSPDTATPHLAILGHQPYTVMLTTSGAGYSHHDGLAVNRWQADGTRDVSGQFCYVKDLTTDRTWSTAHQPVCAPADRWHAWFATDRVTFERRDGAIDTRTEIAVVPQDAAEVRRITLTNTGRSPREVELTSYGEVVLASADADRAHPAFGNLFVETAWHAWCGAITATRRPRSALEPPRWFVHVVATDRERVGDVSCETDRARFLGRGRSTRNPLALEVDGPLSGTTGAVLDPIFALRTRLRLEPGQVASVAYTSLVGDSRERAFALADRYRDPHAAQRALDLAWISSQVELRELGLTPADAAVFQELGSAMLFGHPVLRASQADLRRNRGSQSLLWSAGVSGDRAILLATIDSADGLPTLRELLAAHRFLHRRGLLIDLVILDERAPSYLQDLADRIAAAAHAVSDSGLLERPGGVFVRRRDLLSADTLLMLRTTARLQLSCDGRALSRILAAAAPPTSASTAVTVIPRALGVRAPTPRPSPARGNAPPDASVLPHQSFPNGFGALTSTGAFAIQVHGDTLPPAPWANVVANPQGGFLVTERGGGCTWAGNSYFYRLTPWHNDPVSDPPGEVVYLRDEVSGAVWSPTPAPMRSSAPYNVQHDTGCTTFDHVRDGVATQYTLGMIDDTAVKVGRLLVTNITDRPRRLTLTTYVEWVLGVQREQTQHQVHTAFDRASGAVLARNTFDPEFAKWTAFHAISEPVIEHTGSRREFLGRHGTVEAPGILANGLPLAGQTGAGLDPCAALRCVLELAPGESREVMLLLGAAPSEAEALALLTRFRAVEPARAALDTSVTQWRERLGALVVQTPEPSFDVMLNQWSLYQTVSCRLWARSALYQSSGAYGFRDQLQDVMALVYTEPALARAHILRSAARQFVEGDVQHWWHPQSGRGVRTRFSDDLVWLPYVVDHYVRTTGDASVLEVEVPYLTMRRLQPDEHEIYDLPSVSDDVGSLADHCHRALQHACTTGVHGLPLMGGGDWNDGMNRVGVEGRGESVWLAWLLIATLRAFAERSTAERAATYRAQAEAYRVAVETHGWDGAWYRRAYFDDGTPLGSSGNAECRIDAIAQSWSVISGAGRPERQAMAMEALEEHLVREAQRMILLLTPPFDVSTHDPGYIKGYLPGVRENGAQYTHAAWWAVLATALQGRGERAFELFQMINPLSHARTPAEVAVYKVEPYVVAADVYTAAGQEGRGGWTWYTGSASWMYRVGLEGILGFDRHGDLLRIRPLAPPTWSTYTLTYRVGRSTWLITVHHDGISAREEGCVTVDGVDLAGPWIPLVDDAAQHVVEVWHSPRRAASRLT from the coding sequence GTGTTCTTCAACACGTCGGACTTCCGTTTCTGGCGCCTGTCGCGCCGAACCATGGTCGGTGAGGATATGCTCGCCGGTCCCATCCGCGGCGAACTCCTCGGCCCGGAGCATCTGGCGGAACGCGCCCGCGATCTGGCGACCGGTCAACAGATTGCCGATCGGCCGCGCGCGACACACGCCCCGCTGCTGGCTCGACTGGAGGACACGCGGCGACTGCTGGCGATGGCCTACGGCAGTCTGCTGGCACACAACGATGCGCAGCGAGACACGCCGAGCGATGCGCGCAATGACGTGGGACCGGCTGGTGAATGGCTGCTCGACAACTACCATGTCATCGAAGAGCACATTCACGAAGTGCGTGCGAGTCTGCCGCGTCGCTACTATCGGGAGTTGCCGGAACTGGCGACCGGTCCCCTGGCCGACTATCCGCGCGTGTACGAGCTGGCCATTACGCTCATCTCGCACAGCGAAGGGCGCATCGACGAGGCAAACCTCGAGAACTTTCTCTCGGCCTTCCAGGATGGCGCCGGACTGACGCTTGGCGAGTTGTGGGCCGTACCCGCCATGTTGCGGCTGGGATTGATCGAGAATGTGCGTCGCATGAGTCTGCGAACCACGCAGCGACTGGCGGAGGTGGCGCGGGCTGACGAAGCGGCCGCTCACATCACCATCGCTGCCGCCGAGGGGCGAGCCGCGATGGAACTCGCACTCGAACGCTTCACGGCCGATCCGCCGGCACTCACCGACACGTTCGTTGCGCGCTTCCTGCACCGCCTGCGCATCGAGGGCGGCGCACTGCCCGCGGTTGTCCGGCTGCAACACTGGATTGCCGAAGAGGCGCTGAGCGCAGAGGACGCCACCGCGCGCGCCACGCAGCGTCTGGCGCTCACCCAGGTCGTGATGGCCAACAGCATCACCAGCCTGCGTGTCGTCGGCCGTCTCGACTGGCGTCTTCTGGTGGAGCGGCAGAGTCGGGTGGACGCCGTATTGCGTGCCGATCACGAGAACGCGTATGGCCGGATGACATTCGAGTCGCGTGACGCCTATCGGCATGTGGTGGAGCGCGTGGCCAGACAGAGCGGTTGGAGTGAGACCGATGTGGCGGCCGAAGTGTTGCGGCGTGCCCGTAACGGAGACGGACGTCAGGGCCATGTAGGCTACTGGCTGGTGGATGATGGCCTCCTCGAACTCGAGCACCACACCGGCTGTCGGGTGAGCACGTGGGACGCGATCCGACGATGGATTCTCCGTCACCCGAACGTGGTGTTCGTGGGTGGCGTGCTGGCAGCTACTGGTGTGGCGCTGACGCTGGTGCTGTGGATGGCGGGGCCGGAGGCACGTCGCGCCTGGCCCTTCGTGCTGTTGCTGGCGCTGCTGCCGGCCAGCGACATCGCTGTGCACGTGGTCAATCGCCTGCTCAGTGCCATGCTGCCGCCGCGACGCCTGCCCAAACTCGATCTGCTCACGCACGGAGTGCCCGCGGCATGCCGGACGGCAGTTGTCATGCCCACGCTGTTCGACTCGGTCGAGCAGGTACAGGACATCCTGTCGAACCTCGAGGTGCAGTACCTCGCCAATCGGCAGCCGCATCTGCACTTCGCCGTGTTGAGCGACTTCACTGATGCCGCCACCGAACACACGCCGGCCGATGCCGACATCCTCCGTGCAGCGGTGGACGGTGTGAGCGCCCTCAATGTGCGATATGCGGCCGAGGTCGACGACGCCTTTCATCTCATACATCGACCGCGCCGCTGGAACGCCGCCGAGGGCGTCTGGATGGGCTGGGAACGCAAGCGGGGCAAGCTGGAGGAGTTCAACCGCTTCGTGCTCAGCGGTGCGCGAGACGGTTTCACGGTCATGGTGGGCGATTCAGCTGTACTACGCCATGTGCGCTACGTCATCACGCTCGACGCCGACACCGTGCTACCGCCGGAGGCCGCGCCATTGCTCGTGGGAGCGATGGCCCATCCGCTCAACCGCGCGGTGTATGACGCCGACCGCGGCCGGGTGGTGAAGGGTCACGGCATCCTGCAGCCGCGTGTCGGCGTGTCGTTGCCCAGCGCGCACCGCTCGCGCTTCGCAGCCATTCATTCGGGCGAGCCGGGGGTGGACCCCTACACCACGGCCGTGTCGGATGTGTACCAGGACCTCTTTGATGAGGGCAGTTTCACCGGCAAGGGCATCTACGACGTGGCGGTGTTCGAGCGTGCCACGCGCGGTCGCTTTCCCGAGAACACTCTCCTCTCGCACGATCTCATCGAGGGCAACTACGCGCGCGCCGGCCTGGTGACCGATGTCGTGGTCTACGACGACTATCCCAGTCGGTATGCGACCTATGCCCGACGCAAGCATCGCTGGATTCGCGGCGACTGGCAGCTGCTGCCGTGGCTCACACGCACGGTGCCAGGTCCCGACGGTCCCGAACGCAATCGGCTCTCCCTGGTGTCGCGCTGGAAGATTCTCGACAACCTGCGGCGCAGTCTCGTGGAACTGGGGCAGCTGGCCTTCCTGCTTGGTGGTTTGCTGCTGGTACCCGGGTCGTCACTGCGCTGGGCCACGCTGGCGTTGGCGGCGGTGGCGGCACCCTGGATCATGTCGCTGCTCTTTGCGCTCGTACGCCCACCATGGGGCAAGTCCTGGCGCGCCTACTACGCGGCTGTCGCGCGCGATGCCCGCGCCAGCGCGCAGCAGGTGTTGCTCACGCTGGTGCTGCTGCCGCATCAAGCCTGGTTGTCGGCCGATGCCATTGCCCGGACGCTCTGGCGGGTCTTCGTTTCGCATCGCCATCTGCTCGAATGGCAATCGGCCTCGGAAAGTGAGCGCGTCGTCGACGCGAAGCCGGTGCCGGCGCGGCGCGGCCTCGCTGCGCGGGTGCTGGCTCTGCTCGACGCGCCTGGCACCTCACGCGATCGTCCGCTCAGCGCGCACGGACGCGAGCGTGCCCTGCAGTATGCCCGCATGCACTGGGCTTTCTTCGAACACTTCGTGAGCGCCGAGACGCATTGGCTGGTGCCGGACAACATGCAGGACGATCCGGAACAGGTGGTGGCCATGCGCACCTCCCCCACCAACATGGGGCTGCATCTGCTGGCCATTGTCAGCGCGCAGGATCTCGGCTTCATCACACGCGAAGACATGACCGGTCGACTGGAGCGCACCATGGCGACCATGGCGCGTCTTCAGCGTCAACGCGGTCACTACCTGAACTGGTACGATCTGCGTGATCTCTCGGTGCTGGAGCCGGCCTACATCTCCACCGTGGACAGCGGCAACCTCGCCGGCCATCTGCTGGCGTTGCGTCAGGCCTGTCTCGGCATGGCCCGTGAAGCCGACGTGGATGAGGCGCTGCGCGAGCGTTTGCTGGTCCTGGCCGACTTCGCACGCGATGACGTGACGGCGATGGAGTTCGACTTCCTCTTCGACGCGAGGCTGCGCCTTTTCGCCATCGGTGCCGCCGCCGACACGGGGGTGCTTGATGCGTCGCACTATGATCTGCTGGCTTCGGAGGCGCGTCTGGCAAGCTTCGTGGCCATTGCCAAGCATGACGCGCCGGTGGAGCACTGGTTCCGGTTGGGTCGCCGTCTCACCTGGACGGCTGGCGCTCCGGCCCTGGCGTCGTGGACGGGCAGCATGTTCGAGTATCTCATGCCGCTGCTGGTCATGCGTGCGCTGCCGGGCACCGTGCTCGCGCAGACCTACGAGGGCGCGCTCATCCGCCAGATGGCCGATGGCAGAACCCGTGGCGTTCCCTGGGGCATGAGTGAGAGTGCCCACAACGTGCGCGATCGTCATCGCACGTATCAGTATCGTGCATTCGGCGTGCCGGATCTCGCACTCAAGCGGGGACTGGATCGCGATCTGGTGGTGGCGCCGTACGCGTCGGTGCTGGCCATGATGCTCGATCCCACTGAGGCCCTGGAAAATCTGACCCGTCTGGAGACGCTGGGAGCCCTCGGGCCCTACGGGTTTCGCGACGCGGTGGACTACACGCGGCCAGCCGCCGGACAACGCCACGCGGTCGTGCACAACTACATGGCGCACCATATCGGCATGAGCCTTGTCGCGTTCACCAACGTGCTGCGGGACTCGGTGTGGCAGCAACGTTTCCATGACGACCCGCTGATGCGTTCGGTGGAGTTTCTGCTGCACGAGCGCGTGCCGCGTGAAGTGGTAGTGCAGACGCCGCGGGCGTCACGGCCTGATGACGGGCTGCCGGCGGCGGACCTCGACCGTCCGGTGGTGCGCGAATTCGACTCCCCCGATACCGCCACCCCTCATCTGGCCATTCTCGGACATCAGCCCTACACCGTCATGCTCACGACCAGCGGTGCGGGATACAGTCATCACGACGGCCTCGCGGTCAACCGCTGGCAGGCAGACGGGACGCGGGATGTCAGTGGCCAGTTCTGTTATGTGAAAGATCTGACCACCGATCGCACGTGGTCCACGGCACACCAGCCGGTGTGTGCGCCCGCCGATCGCTGGCATGCGTGGTTTGCCACCGATCGGGTGACCTTCGAGCGACGAGACGGGGCCATCGACACACGGACGGAGATTGCGGTGGTGCCGCAGGACGCGGCTGAGGTGCGGCGCATCACGCTCACCAACACCGGCCGCAGTCCGCGCGAAGTGGAACTCACGAGTTACGGCGAAGTGGTACTGGCTTCGGCTGACGCCGATCGCGCGCACCCGGCCTTCGGCAACCTGTTCGTGGAGACCGCGTGGCATGCGTGGTGCGGAGCCATCACGGCCACCCGTCGCCCGCGCTCCGCGCTGGAGCCGCCACGGTGGTTTGTACATGTGGTGGCAACGGACCGCGAGCGTGTGGGGGACGTCAGCTGTGAAACCGATCGCGCCCGATTCCTTGGGCGCGGCCGCTCCACGCGGAATCCACTCGCGCTCGAGGTGGACGGCCCCCTCTCCGGCACGACCGGCGCGGTGCTTGATCCCATCTTTGCGCTGCGCACGCGCCTGCGCCTCGAACCCGGGCAGGTGGCCTCGGTGGCCTACACCAGTCTGGTGGGCGATAGCCGCGAGCGCGCCTTTGCCTTGGCCGACCGCTATCGCGATCCGCACGCAGCGCAGCGCGCGCTCGATCTGGCGTGGATCTCGAGTCAGGTGGAGCTGCGCGAACTGGGCCTCACGCCCGCCGATGCCGCAGTGTTCCAGGAGCTCGGCAGTGCGATGCTGTTCGGGCATCCCGTGCTGCGCGCCTCGCAGGCCGACCTGCGTCGCAATCGGGGTTCGCAGTCGCTCTTGTGGAGTGCGGGCGTGTCGGGTGACCGCGCCATTTTGCTGGCCACTATCGACAGCGCGGATGGACTGCCCACGCTGCGCGAACTGCTGGCCGCCCATCGGTTCCTGCATCGGCGTGGCCTGCTGATCGATCTCGTCATTCTCGATGAACGGGCGCCCAGTTATCTGCAGGACCTCGCAGATCGCATCGCCGCCGCGGCACATGCGGTGAGTGACTCCGGGTTGCTGGAGCGTCCAGGCGGGGTGTTCGTGCGTCGTCGAGACCTGCTCAGCGCCGACACGCTACTCATGTTGCGCACCACCGCGCGCCTGCAGTTGTCGTGCGATGGGCGCGCACTCAGCCGCATCCTCGCGGCGGCGGCCCCGCCTACATCGGCGTCCACTGCCGTCACGGTGATTCCGCGCGCGCTTGGCGTGCGCGCACCCACGCCCCGTCCATCGCCGGCGCGCGGCAACGCGCCGCCCGATGCGTCGGTCCTTCCACACCAATCCTTCCCCAACGGATTCGGCGCCCTGACATCGACCGGCGCCTTTGCCATCCAGGTGCACGGGGATACGCTGCCACCGGCTCCGTGGGCCAACGTGGTGGCCAATCCGCAGGGCGGATTCCTGGTCACCGAGCGTGGAGGTGGCTGCACCTGGGCCGGCAACAGCTACTTCTATCGGCTCACACCCTGGCACAATGACCCGGTGAGCGATCCGCCGGGGGAAGTGGTGTATCTGCGGGATGAGGTCTCGGGTGCGGTCTGGAGCCCCACCCCCGCCCCCATGCGCTCGTCCGCGCCCTACAACGTGCAGCACGATACCGGGTGCACCACCTTCGATCATGTACGCGACGGTGTGGCCACGCAGTACACGCTTGGCATGATCGACGACACCGCCGTGAAAGTGGGCCGACTGCTCGTGACCAACATCACCGATCGGCCGCGGCGCCTTACGCTGACCACGTACGTGGAGTGGGTGCTGGGTGTGCAGCGTGAACAGACGCAGCACCAGGTGCACACGGCCTTTGATCGCGCCAGCGGTGCGGTGCTGGCACGCAACACCTTCGATCCGGAGTTTGCCAAGTGGACGGCGTTTCACGCCATCAGCGAACCGGTCATCGAGCATACTGGCAGCCGGCGCGAGTTTCTGGGCCGTCATGGTACCGTGGAGGCGCCGGGTATCCTGGCCAATGGCTTGCCGCTGGCCGGTCAGACTGGCGCCGGTCTCGATCCCTGCGCCGCTCTGCGTTGCGTGCTGGAGCTGGCACCCGGCGAATCGCGGGAAGTGATGCTGCTGTTGGGCGCTGCGCCCAGTGAGGCTGAGGCCCTCGCATTGCTGACGCGCTTTCGTGCCGTGGAGCCGGCGCGGGCGGCGCTCGATACCTCGGTCACGCAGTGGCGGGAACGCCTCGGGGCGTTGGTGGTGCAGACGCCGGAGCCCAGCTTCGACGTGATGCTGAACCAGTGGAGTTTGTATCAGACCGTGAGTTGTCGGCTGTGGGCGCGCTCCGCGCTCTACCAGAGCAGTGGTGCCTACGGCTTCCGCGATCAGTTGCAGGACGTCATGGCGCTGGTGTACACGGAGCCGGCACTGGCGCGTGCGCACATTCTGCGCAGTGCCGCGCGTCAGTTTGTGGAAGGCGACGTGCAGCACTGGTGGCATCCGCAGAGTGGTCGCGGCGTGCGCACCCGCTTCTCGGACGACCTCGTGTGGCTGCCCTATGTGGTGGACCACTATGTGCGGACCACCGGCGATGCGAGTGTGCTGGAGGTCGAGGTGCCCTATCTCACCATGCGCCGCCTGCAACCCGACGAACACGAGATCTACGATCTGCCGTCAGTGAGTGACGACGTGGGATCGCTGGCAGATCACTGTCACCGGGCCTTGCAGCATGCCTGTACCACCGGAGTTCATGGTCTGCCGCTCATGGGCGGTGGAGACTGGAACGACGGCATGAACCGCGTGGGCGTGGAGGGGCGCGGGGAAAGCGTATGGCTGGCGTGGCTGCTCATCGCCACGCTGCGGGCCTTCGCGGAGCGCAGCACGGCCGAGCGTGCCGCGACATACCGGGCGCAGGCCGAGGCCTATCGGGTTGCCGTGGAAACGCACGGGTGGGACGGAGCCTGGTATCGACGGGCGTACTTCGACGATGGTACACCACTGGGTTCAAGTGGCAATGCGGAGTGCCGCATCGATGCCATCGCGCAGAGCTGGAGCGTGATATCGGGCGCGGGAAGGCCAGAGCGTCAGGCCATGGCCATGGAGGCACTGGAGGAGCATCTGGTGCGCGAGGCGCAGCGCATGATTCTGCTGCTCACCCCGCCCTTTGATGTGTCCACACACGACCCCGGATACATCAAGGGCTATCTGCCGGGCGTACGAGAGAACGGCGCCCAGTACACGCATGCCGCGTGGTGGGCGGTGCTGGCCACCGCACTACAGGGACGCGGCGAGCGGGCCTTCGAGCTCTTTCAGATGATCAATCCGCTGTCGCACGCGCGCACACCGGCAGAGGTGGCGGTGTACAAGGTGGAACCCTACGTGGTGGCTGCCGATGTGTACACCGCTGCCGGCCAGGAAGGGCGCGGCGGATGGACCTGGTATACAGGCTCCGCGAGCTGGATGTATCGCGTGGGCCTCGAGGGCATCCTTGGCTTTGATCGGCATGGCGACCTTCTGCGCATTCGGCCCCTCGCACCGCCGACCTGGAGCACCTACACGCTGACCTATCGCGTGGGGCGCAGCACCTGGCTGATCACCGTGCACCACGACGGGATCAGTGCGCGCGAAGAGGGATGCGTCACGGTGGATGGCGTCGATCTGGCCGGACCGTGGATCCCGCTGGTGGACGACGCGGCGCAGCACGTCGTGGAGGTGTGGCATAGTCCGCGGCGCGCCGCCTCACGGCTTACGTGA